In Haliscomenobacter hydrossis DSM 1100, the DNA window TCACCACGGCAATCGACAAGCCGGGTACATTCCAGTCTTTTTGTGCTTGTTGGAAATATTGATCCAGGGCTTGCACATCTACCTGGGCACACGCCAACAGAGCGTGAAACAGTACAAGCAACAACAGCGAGGTTCTGCGCATGGTTAGTCGGTATTAAAAAGTAAAAATTACTTGGTGGCAAAAATGCTCTCGGGCTTCCAGCTCGGGCGCTCCGCAGCACGGGAAACCAAATAACTGATCAAAAAATTCAGGCGTACGTAAGTGCGTCCAGCTTCAAAATTGAACGAATCGTTGAGCTCGTCGGAGGGTTTGTGGTAGTTGTTTTTGGTAAAATCCTTGATCAATCCATCCAGGTCAAAATTGGGGTCACTGGTCTTCAGGCCGTACTTGATGTGTAAGGCCGGGATGCCCTGCAACACAAAACTGTACTGATCACTGCGCACAAAACGCACCTCCGTTGGCATATGGTCTTGCATAACTTCGAGTCCGAGGTAGCCCGCCGCTTGCTGCACGGTTGCCATCAAGGTAGAATGTTCTGCGCCCAGGGGCACGATGCCCAAAAGTGGTGCCAGAATGGTGGGCATGTCCGTGTTGATATCCGCTACAATTTTGTCTTTGGGTACTGTGGGGTTGTTGGCAAAATACGTGGAACCCAAGAGTCCCATTTCCTCTCCGGTCACCATCACAATCAATACAGAGCGTTTAGGGCGATCTTTTTTAAAGCCCTGGTAAAGCTTGGCAATTTCTAATAAGCTGGCTACTCCCGAGGCATTGTCGTGTGCGCCGTTGTAAATGGAATCGCCGTTGACGGGTCGACCGATGCCCACATGATCCAGGTGCGCGGTATGCACCACGTATTCTTCTTTGAGTACAGGGTCTGAACCCGGAATTTTGCCGATTACGTTGAAGGTTTCCAGGTGCTCGTACACCGTACCGGTTTGTACTCTTGCTGTGCCTGGAATGACCACGGGCGCAGTTGGGTTGTACAACAAGGCCGCCAACTCCCGGCTGCTCAATTCGGGTTTGCCCATAATTTTGCCCAAACCAGCCCAGGTCAAGGTGCCCACTACTTTGATGGAAGGGTAAGGATTGACCCCGCGGCCTTCGGCTTTTCCGTTGGGCAACACCACTCCTCTTACCGATCCTGGCCCACCTTGCGGCCCTCCAACGGTAGGCGGCGGCATGACGAATACACCCACTGCACCATGTTGATAGGCCATGTCTACTTTGGCACGGGTGGTAGCCAGGTGGGCAGTTTCGGTGCTGCCGAATTTGTTTTCGGGTACCCGACTGAGCACAATCACCATTTTACCTTTAACGTCCAGCCCTTTGTAATCATCGTGATTGAGCTTGGGCGCAGAGATGCCGTACCCGGCAAATACCAGGGGCGCTTCGATCTGGTTGCTCGCCACGTTGAAATCGGCTTGTACCGTAAAATCTTTGCCGTACTCAAGATCGAGGTGTTGTTGGGGCGAATGGTAATGGATGCCATTTTGCTCCACGACCGTTTTTGCGGTGCGTACAACGACCTTTTGGCGGTAGCTACCATTTTCACCGGCGGGTTCGAGGCCCAGTTTTTTAAATTCTGCTTCGACGTATTGCCCCGCCAATTCAAATTCTGGCGTGCCCGGCAAGCGACCCTTCATGCGGTTGTCGGCCAAATAGGCGATGTGCCCTTTGATGGCTTCTGCGGAGACCTTGGCGAATGGTTTTTTCAGATGTTTGGGTAGTCCATTTTGTCCCCAGCAGGTGGAAACAAGGGAGCTAATCAGGACAATGGTTAGGCTACGATAAATCATGTTTTATGTGGTTTTGAGCGAGGAGGAAAGGTAGGAAAAAATGACGAATGATTCGAATGACGAATGACGAATATAGGGCTGCCCTCAAATTCGTCATTCCTCATTCGAACTATTCCTCATTCGAACTATTCGTCATTCGAACTAGCCTTCGTTCAATACTTTTCGACCCCACAACAAAATTTGAAAACCGTAGACCCCCAGCCAAAAAAGAATACCCGCAAAAGATAGGATGCCCAGTGCCGCAAAAACCTTTACGGAGCGCAAGTTGAGGTCCCAAAACTGGTAACTGATGAAATCCGTGAGCACAAAAAAAGTATGGATACAAAAAACGTAGAAAAGCACCTGGAGGAGTTTTCGGGCATAAAACACTTTGCGCAATTCCGCTTTGTTGCGCAGGTTTTTGCGTTTTTGCACCACATAACGCCGCGCAAAGTATATGTATGCAAAAAACAGCGTCAAAAACAGCCCCTGCTCCAGTGCTCCGTAAAAAGGATTAAAAAACTGCCGTCCATAATCCGCTTTAAAATCCATGGAGGAAAAAAACATAAAAATGAAAAAAACGATTTGCCCAATAGGCAAGATAAAGTGTTTGAGGTCGCTGCGCCGCAATTGGTACTGCGGGTACATGCGCAGTTTGACGTGATAAAACAGCAAGGTGGGCAAACTAAGCGTAAAATAAATGGGGATAAAATACAAACTGGGATAGCGCTCATAAATCCCCGCCAGCACCATCCAGTAATGCAATAAGGTGAGCGCAAAACTGATCAACAGCAGGCCGTAACAGGCGTTGGAGCGTTTTTCGCCTGAACTTTTTCCAAAAAACAAGACCCCTATTCCCAATGAATACAATACTTGCGCGGCCAATACCACCAATAAGAGGTAGTAAAAGATGGTATGTTCTCCCCGCAGGGGTAAGGGCAAATAATTGGAAAATTCCATGCAGCGCGTTTGGTACTACGAGTATGTTTGGACGTCTACAAAGGTATTTCCTTTTTTGACGCATTGCAAAAGTCATTTAACTTTGGCAACAAATCTCATTCCAAGGCCCCCAAATGCCCACTTATTTTGGGGCTCAAACCAAGTCATCAATAAGCCATGAGCTCAAAATCTTATTCACCCGTCTCTCCCCAGGAAGCAGTTTCAGTCATTCGTTCTGGCGATAAAATTTTTATTCACACCGCCGCCGCCGCCCCCCAGGTATTGGTACAAGCCCTGGCGGATCGCGGTGATGAATTGCGCGGTGTCCAAATTTATCAGTTGCACACCGAAGGCCCCGCACCTTATGCTGCCGAACAATACGTGGATAGTTTTCACGTGCATAGCCTTTTTACCGGTGCCAATATGCGCGAGGCGGTACAAGCGGGTCGAGCCGATTTTGTACCCGTTTTTTTGAGCGACATTCCACGTTTGTTTCGCCGGGGTGTGATTCCGCTGGATGTGGCCATTCTGCATGTCTCTCCACCAGATGTACACGGGTATGTTACCCTCGGTGTTTCGGTAGATACATCCCTGGCTGCTGCACAATCGGCGAAAGTACTGATCGCCGAAATCAACCCCCAAATGCCGCGCACCCAGGGCGATGGCAGTATCCACATCAGCCGTTTTGATAAGGTCATTGAGGTCAATTATCCGTTGCCGACCATGATCATTCCCGAACCAAACGACATTGAACGCCGCATTGGGGAGAACATCGCCAGTATGGTAGACAATGGCGCTACCCTACAAATGGGCATCGGGGCTATTCCAAATGCTGCACTGGCGGCCATGCGCAACCACCGCGAGTTGGGCATCCATACCGAGATGTTCTCGGATGGCATTATTCCGCTAGTGGAAAGGGGCATCATCACCAATGAACACAAGGCCAAACATCCCGGACACATTGTCACCGGTTTTTTGGTCGGCTCCCAAAAACTATACGATTTTGTCAATGATAACCCCCTGGTGCGGGTACTGGACATTGAATACGTCAACGATACTTCCATCATTCGCAAAAACCCCAAAGCAACCGCCATCAATAGCGCGATAGAGGTGGACATTACCGGGCAGGTTTGTGCGGATTCGATTGGTAGCCGCATTTTTTCCGGGGTAGGTGGTCAGATGGACTTCATCCGGGGGGCTGCGCTTTCCAAGGGTGGAAAACCCATTATTGCGCTACCTTCCACTACCAACAAGGGCATTAGCCGCATCACTTCCATGCTCAAACCGGGAGCCGGAGTAGTAACCACCCGCGCTCACGTGCACTACATCGTTACGGAATACGGCGTTGCAGAAATGTGGGGGCGAAGTATTCAGGAGCGTGCCAAAGCCATGATCGATATTGCCCACCCCGATCATCGGGAACAGTTGATGAAAGAGACGTTTGAGATTTGGAAGATTAGGGTGTGAAGGCAATAAATCTATTCACAAATTCCTTTTCTTCAACTCCCGCACCGCCCAATCCGCCGCCCTCACCGTCAGCGCCATATACGTCAACGACGGATTTTGCGTCGACTTTGAGGGCATACAAGCCCCATCGGTCACAAACACGTTCTTACAATGCACACCAGCTAAACTACTTTATAGATCCATCACGATTCTCAGGTTATCTTTCACTTTATCCTTAAGGTGTCCTGGTAAGTTACCTAGCTTTTTTAGAAGCCTTTTATTATCAATTGCCCTAACTTGATCAATCATAATGGAACTAGCTTTATTTAGCCCTGCATCTCCTTGGTTTAAATTCACGCGAAGAATATTCACGCCAGGTTTTACATTGCTCGTAATTGGGCAAACCAAAGTGGAAGGATGAGTTCCATTAAGTAGATCAGTCTGAACCACCAAAACAGGTCTGGTTTTGCCTGTTTCCGTTCCAAAGCGTGGATTAAGATCCGCCAGCCAAACCTCGTATTGTTTACCACTCATCTTCTATCGCTTCAAACTCATGCAATACCGCCATAGAGTCTGCAGAAACCATAGCAGATTCTTGCAGTAGTTGCTTTTCGAGTAACAATCGATCTTGTAGCGCATTGTAATATTCGATGGCTTCATTGATGTATTTATTCCTACTCACCTGCACGTTTTCCAGGATTTTTTCCATTTCCTGAAAGACGGGGTCTTGTAATTTTAAAGATATATTTTTCATGCTGAGCTTTTTACAAAAATAAGCCACTTTTTGATATGATTCCAGTGATACCAAAAAAACACCTCACAAATTCCCCTTCTTCCGCTCCCGCACTGCCCAATCCACCGCCCGTGCCGTCAGCGCCATATACGTCAACGACGGATTCTGCGTCGACGTCGAGGTCATACAAGCTCCGTCCGTCACAAACACGTTTTTACAAGCATGCAATTGATTGTAGGCATTCAGCATCGAGGTCTTGGGGTCTTTGCCCATCCGCACCCCGCCCATTTCGTGG includes these proteins:
- a CDS encoding M28 family peptidase; this encodes MIYRSLTIVLISSLVSTCWGQNGLPKHLKKPFAKVSAEAIKGHIAYLADNRMKGRLPGTPEFELAGQYVEAEFKKLGLEPAGENGSYRQKVVVRTAKTVVEQNGIHYHSPQQHLDLEYGKDFTVQADFNVASNQIEAPLVFAGYGISAPKLNHDDYKGLDVKGKMVIVLSRVPENKFGSTETAHLATTRAKVDMAYQHGAVGVFVMPPPTVGGPQGGPGSVRGVVLPNGKAEGRGVNPYPSIKVVGTLTWAGLGKIMGKPELSSRELAALLYNPTAPVVIPGTARVQTGTVYEHLETFNVIGKIPGSDPVLKEEYVVHTAHLDHVGIGRPVNGDSIYNGAHDNASGVASLLEIAKLYQGFKKDRPKRSVLIVMVTGEEMGLLGSTYFANNPTVPKDKIVADINTDMPTILAPLLGIVPLGAEHSTLMATVQQAAGYLGLEVMQDHMPTEVRFVRSDQYSFVLQGIPALHIKYGLKTSDPNFDLDGLIKDFTKNNYHKPSDELNDSFNFEAGRTYVRLNFLISYLVSRAAERPSWKPESIFATK
- a CDS encoding acetyl-CoA hydrolase/transferase family protein translates to MSSKSYSPVSPQEAVSVIRSGDKIFIHTAAAAPQVLVQALADRGDELRGVQIYQLHTEGPAPYAAEQYVDSFHVHSLFTGANMREAVQAGRADFVPVFLSDIPRLFRRGVIPLDVAILHVSPPDVHGYVTLGVSVDTSLAAAQSAKVLIAEINPQMPRTQGDGSIHISRFDKVIEVNYPLPTMIIPEPNDIERRIGENIASMVDNGATLQMGIGAIPNAALAAMRNHRELGIHTEMFSDGIIPLVERGIITNEHKAKHPGHIVTGFLVGSQKLYDFVNDNPLVRVLDIEYVNDTSIIRKNPKATAINSAIEVDITGQVCADSIGSRIFSGVGGQMDFIRGAALSKGGKPIIALPSTTNKGISRITSMLKPGAGVVTTRAHVHYIVTEYGVAEMWGRSIQERAKAMIDIAHPDHREQLMKETFEIWKIRV
- a CDS encoding type II toxin-antitoxin system PemK/MazF family toxin; the protein is MSGKQYEVWLADLNPRFGTETGKTRPVLVVQTDLLNGTHPSTLVCPITSNVKPGVNILRVNLNQGDAGLNKASSIMIDQVRAIDNKRLLKKLGNLPGHLKDKVKDNLRIVMDL